The Thermococcus sp. CX2 DNA segment ATATATATCTTGCGCTTCTATGTGCTGATTTATAACACACGCACATTATAGGAACATGGGGAAAAAGGGAGACATCAGTGAACTGAAGCGAGCACTAAGAACGACCACGGTTCCAGCGGGAGGTATCTTAATCCGCCCGTAATGGGGAGGTACACCCGGGGGATTTTAACTTCCTGGGCGTTGGGTGAATAGTTTATGGCTACAAGAACGTGCTCGTTTCCATAGGTTCTCTCATATACGAGGAGCCGCCCTTTGAACTTTATCGGCCTGAAAAGCCCGAGCTGCAGGGCTTTACTGGTTCTCCTCAACTGTATCAGTGCTTTTGTCACCCCGAGTATTTCGGTGTTCCACGCTTCCTTCTCCCATCTCATTGGAGTCCTTGGACTTTCCATCCCAAAAGCGCCCATTCCCCTCAGTCCTATTTCGTCACCGTAGAAAAGTGCTGGAATCCCCTTGTAGGTCATCAGGAAAGCGAGAGCGCAGAGGTATTTCTGCTCGTCACCGACGAGGTCGAGGAACCTCTCAACATCGTGGTTGTCGAGGAAGTTGTACATGGAATATTCCGCTGGCCCATAATAGGCACTCAGAAGCTCGAGCCAGTTGAGGAACTCTTCGGCGTTCATCTCTCCACGCACGAAGAACCTTAGAATGGCCTCGTACAGGGGATAGTTCATCGTCCCGTGGAACTTGTCGAAAAGCCAGGGCCTTGCGTCGTCCATCACTTCTCCAATCAGATACGCGTCCTCCGGCATTCTCTCCCTGACCTCGCGCCACAGCTCTGGCGGGACGCCGTGGGCGACATCCAGCCGCCAGCCGTCGGCACCCTTCTCGAGCCAGTGTTTCATTACCCTGACTATGAACTCCCTAACCTGTGGGTTGTCATGGTTCAGGCGGGGCATGAGCCACACCGAGAAGAAGTTCTCATAGTTCTGACGGAGCTTCTTCAGCCTCTGGTACTTCCGCTCCGGTGGTTCGTTCGAGTTGAGAACCCGAAGGAAGTCCTCCGACACCACCGGGAACTTCAGGATTCTGTAGAAGTCCCGGTATCTGCTCTCTCCTCCATTCTTCACGACGTCCTGGAAATAGGGGTGGAAAAAGCTCGTGTGGTGGAAGACGCCGTCTAGAATCAGTTTTATGTCCCTCCTTTTCAGCTCCCCGGCGAGCTCTCTGAAGGCCTCGTTACCTCCGAACTTTCCAGCGACCTTGAAGTAATCAACTATGTCGTAGCCATGGTAGGTCATGGACTCGAAGATTGGGGTCAGATAGAGAGCATTCACACCGAGCTCCTCAAGGTGGCCGAGCCTCTTCGCGATTCCGACTAAATCGCCACCGTGGTGCCCCAGACCGGTTTCGATTCTCCTTCCCAAGGGCTTTTTGATTATACCTCTCTCGAACCTGTCGGGCATTATCTGGTAGAAGACCCGGTCGAATACCCATTTCGGAACTTGGAGCTCTCTCGGTTCTGCGGTGAAGTTACCGTATTCGATTGTTCCCTCTCCCGTATCTATCTCGAAGTGGTAGCTCAGCTCCCCAGTTCTTGGAAGAACGGCCTCGAAGTAGTCGAAGAACTCGTCGCTTGCCTTCTTTCTCATCTCTATACGCTCATCGGCGATGAGGTACGTGGAGATTGCTTTCCCCTTCACAGCCCTCAGCAGGACGTGAGTTCTGTTGGCAAAGGAGTAGAGATAGGTTAGCGCTGGCTCGTGGTAGAAGTCGTCCCCAGCCGAGATCTTGGCAACACTCACATCTCTCTCGAATTTGTATGACAGCCGTCTGTAGGTTATCTTCTCTGGATTCTCTGGGTCTGGAGCGTATTTTCCGTCAATTGAGAAGCCGTAGTACCAGATCCCCTCCGGCAGCTCGACCCTTATCCGCCACCTTCCTGCCTCTCTTCTCATCCGAAAGCTGCCTTCATTGAAGGCGTTGAAGCTCCCGACGAGGTAGGCGTAGCTTCCCCTGGACGGGACTGAAAATTCAACCTTTGCGACCCGGCCAAAGTACTCGTTTGACTCGAATCCGAAAATTTTATACACCTTCCCCACCCAGGTATCACTAGTGATGATTAAACTGATGCTAGTGAACTTAAAAAGTTGGAGGTCTGGAAATGAAGGAAGAGAAAATCGTCGAAAAGCTCCAGAAACTTGGCTTGACTAAGTACGAGAGCCTAGCCTACATAACCCTCCTTAAGCTTGGTCCCAGCAAGGCCACGGACATAACGAAGGAGAGTGGGATCCCCCACACGAGGGTCTATGACGTTCTGAGCTCCCTTCACAGAAAGGGGTTCGTTGACGTGATGCACGGTGCCCCAAGGCTCTACAAGCCCGTCAATCCAGAGGTCGTCCTCGAGAAGATAAAGGAGGAGTTCATCGAGGACATAGAGAACTTGAAGGCAGCCTTCCTCGAGCTCTACCGCCAGGTGCACGGGGAGGAACTGCCTGAGATATGGACGATTCAGGGCTTTGAGAACACCGTCGAGAGGGCAGAGTACGTCATCAGGACGGCCAAACACGAAGTTTTAATAAACACCCCATTCGAGTTCCTTCGCCTTTTGAGGGACGAGATAAAGCGCCGGAAGGACATAATCTTCGTTATAATCAGCAACTTCGAGGAGATTCCAGAGTGGCTCAGCGGCGACAACGTTATTCTGGCAAAGACAGGAGGTGCCCCGTGGCTCATGGCGAGCTGGATAATCGGCGACATTGACTATGCACTCTTCTTCGGTGCTCTGCCGAGGGACAAGAGGCGCGAGAAGTTCTACTCCTTCTGGGCTAAGAGTCCAAAGATCATCCAGAACTACATGCACTGGTTCTACACCATATACCTCGACAACAGTGAGATCATCAAGCCCCTCAACTACGATAAGCTTCCCAAGCCACTATCGTTTGTTAACATTAGAACTCTCATAACTGTCTTGAAGTTTACAGAGCTTCCAAGGAGGGCTGAAGTCATCGGCAGGCTCGTCGAGACGAAGAAACCAATAACCCTCGATGGGGAGATAGTTGGGTACGAGTACACGCCGCTTATGGCCAACGTTACGGTTAAGGCCAACGGTAAGGAATGGAAGATCGGCGGAATAGGGAGTTACTTCGAAGATGTTGAGGGTGAGAAGTTCATACTTTTGGAGTGATTTTTCGACCTCCTCTTATTTTTAAAAGGAGATGACCGCAATGCAGATTCTGATATTGGGATTTGAGTACCTGCCCGTGAAGGTTGGGGGCTTGGCCGAGGCCGTAACCAGCATAGCCGAGGGCCTCTCGAATCTCGGCCACGAAGTGGTGGTCTTTACCCCGAGCCACGGGAAAGAAATGGGTGAACCTTTCACCTCCTTCAGGGTTTCGGCCTTCGGGGAGAGAGTGGATGTGACTGTGAGGAAGAGGGAGCAAAACGGTGTCATAGTGTATTCTCTCGGTGGGGGTGTTCTTGACAGTCCTGACATCTACGGTCCCGGCTGGGACGGCCTGCTGAGGAAGGCCGTTCTCTTCGGCAAGGCCAGTGTTGGACTCATGAACAAACTGATAGGTGAGTTCAAGCCTGATGTCCTCCACGCTCACGACTGGCACACGGTCTTCGCGCTCGGTCTTCTCAGAAAATACTTTGGTTTGAGGAGCGTTTTCACCATCCACAGGCTCAACAAGGCCAAGGTTCCAGCGCGCTACTTCCACGAGGCCAACCTCGATGAGCTCGTCCCCTATCCGGACATAGACCCCGAGCATACGGCCGCTTACATAGCCGACGCAGTAACGACCGTCAGCAGGAGCTACCTCCTGGAGGAATGGGACTTCTTTGGGCTCTTCGAGGGCAAAGTTACGCACGTCTTCAATGGTATAGACTGCTCCTTCTGGAACGAGGATCTGATAGAGACGAGAGACCTCCCTCGGGAGGAGCGCAGGAGGAGGATTCTTGAGAACCTCGGATTGCGCGATGGAAAGGTCTTTATGTTTATAGGGCGTTTTGACCGGGCACAGAAAGGTGTGGACACTCTGCTGCGTGCGATAGAGCTCCTTTCCACTGACCCATCTTTCAGTGATATGCGGTTCCTCATCATCGGCAAGGGGGATCCGGAGCTGGAGGCATGGACAAGGGCCATGGAAAACCGTTTCCCAGAGAACGTGAGGGCAATTACTAAACTTCTCAGCAGAGAGGTCGTTAGGGAGCTCTACGGCTCCGTGGACTTCGTGGTAATCCCGTCATACTTCGAGCCTTTCGGCTTGGTTCAGCTCGAGGCGATGTGCCTTGGTGCCGTTCCGATAGCTTCCGCCGTAGGAGGGTTAAAGGACACGATAATAGACCTCAGCAGCGATCCGGAGCATGCCACGGGGATGCTCGTCCCCCCAAGGGACGCCTTTGCCCTGGCAAGTGCGATGATATGGGCCAAAGAGCTCGACGACGAGACCTTGGAGAGGCTCAGAGAGAACGGGAAAAAGCGAGCCAGGGAGGACTTCAGCTGGGAAAAGGCCTGCGAGCGATATGTGAGGGTTTATGGGGGGAGGGTTGATAAGGCTGTTTCCTTCCTTCGCTGATTTTATTTCCATCCGAATTCACTCAGGAACTTTCTCTTCAGCCTCTTTATCGTCCCAGAAACGCCAAGCGTCCTGAAAATCGCCTTAGAGCCGTTTATGTGAGTGACGAGCGTCAGGGCGAAGCGAAGCTCCTCCACGTGCTTTCTATCAACGCGCACTATACCAGTCTGGCTCTTCTCGTCGAACTTTATGAACCAGGGCTTGGCCCGAGCGGAGCCGAGCGTCCCGAGGGTCGAGAGGCTCGCCTCCCAGATGGCCCTCTTTATCTCGTCCTTTGTGAAGGTTCTCTCACCGATGACCTGAAAGGCAATATAGCGGTGCTTGTCCCTCAGTGTCGGCGGCAGTGTCTTGGGTCTTTCCCTCATTTCAACACCTTCTCAGATTTGGTGACCAACCTTTTTAAGGCCTGCTCCTCTGGTTGTGTTAGCGAGAGCTGGAGGGATTTGGATGTGGGAGACCCCTTACTTTTCATACGCCGTGAGAGAACTGCCGAAGGGCTGTCAGATGTGCGTTAGAGGAGAGAAGCTCGTCCTCTTCACCACGGGCGCATGTCCGAGGGACTGCTTCTACTGCCCGCTGAGCCCTTGGAGGAGGGAGGATGTCGTTTACGCCAATGAGAGACCAGTTAAGAGGATAGATGACATTATTGAGGAGGCCAAAATTCAGGAGGCGAGGGGAGCAGGAGTCACCGGCGGCGACCCGCTGGCGAGACTGGAGAGAACAGCTGAATATATTCGAGCCTTAAAGGAGCAGTTCAGGGAAAAGTTCCACATCCACCTCTACACGACCGGAGCTCTCACAACGAAAAAGGCTCTCGAAAAGCTCTACGACGCCGGTTTAGATGAAATTCGCTTCCATCCGGACCTCTTCAACCCGAACTCAAGGCTCTTCAGGGTGGAGATTGAGAACATAAAGAACGCATTCGACTTCGACTGGGACGTTGGAGGAGAGGTTCCCGCCGTTCCTGGTCAAGGCGAGAGGATTAAGTGGTTCGCGGAGTTTTTGGACGGACTTGGAGCGAGGTTCCTCAACATCAATGAGCTG contains these protein-coding regions:
- a CDS encoding alpha amylase N-terminal ig-like domain-containing protein, with protein sequence MYKIFGFESNEYFGRVAKVEFSVPSRGSYAYLVGSFNAFNEGSFRMRREAGRWRIRVELPEGIWYYGFSIDGKYAPDPENPEKITYRRLSYKFERDVSVAKISAGDDFYHEPALTYLYSFANRTHVLLRAVKGKAISTYLIADERIEMRKKASDEFFDYFEAVLPRTGELSYHFEIDTGEGTIEYGNFTAEPRELQVPKWVFDRVFYQIMPDRFERGIIKKPLGRRIETGLGHHGGDLVGIAKRLGHLEELGVNALYLTPIFESMTYHGYDIVDYFKVAGKFGGNEAFRELAGELKRRDIKLILDGVFHHTSFFHPYFQDVVKNGGESRYRDFYRILKFPVVSEDFLRVLNSNEPPERKYQRLKKLRQNYENFFSVWLMPRLNHDNPQVREFIVRVMKHWLEKGADGWRLDVAHGVPPELWREVRERMPEDAYLIGEVMDDARPWLFDKFHGTMNYPLYEAILRFFVRGEMNAEEFLNWLELLSAYYGPAEYSMYNFLDNHDVERFLDLVGDEQKYLCALAFLMTYKGIPALFYGDEIGLRGMGAFGMESPRTPMRWEKEAWNTEILGVTKALIQLRRTSKALQLGLFRPIKFKGRLLVYERTYGNEHVLVAINYSPNAQEVKIPRVYLPITGGLRYLPLEPWSFLVLASVH
- the trmBL1 gene encoding HTH-type sugar sensing transcriptional regulator TrmBL1, whose product is MKEEKIVEKLQKLGLTKYESLAYITLLKLGPSKATDITKESGIPHTRVYDVLSSLHRKGFVDVMHGAPRLYKPVNPEVVLEKIKEEFIEDIENLKAAFLELYRQVHGEELPEIWTIQGFENTVERAEYVIRTAKHEVLINTPFEFLRLLRDEIKRRKDIIFVIISNFEEIPEWLSGDNVILAKTGGAPWLMASWIIGDIDYALFFGALPRDKRREKFYSFWAKSPKIIQNYMHWFYTIYLDNSEIIKPLNYDKLPKPLSFVNIRTLITVLKFTELPRRAEVIGRLVETKKPITLDGEIVGYEYTPLMANVTVKANGKEWKIGGIGSYFEDVEGEKFILLE
- a CDS encoding glycogen/starch synthase — encoded protein: MQILILGFEYLPVKVGGLAEAVTSIAEGLSNLGHEVVVFTPSHGKEMGEPFTSFRVSAFGERVDVTVRKREQNGVIVYSLGGGVLDSPDIYGPGWDGLLRKAVLFGKASVGLMNKLIGEFKPDVLHAHDWHTVFALGLLRKYFGLRSVFTIHRLNKAKVPARYFHEANLDELVPYPDIDPEHTAAYIADAVTTVSRSYLLEEWDFFGLFEGKVTHVFNGIDCSFWNEDLIETRDLPREERRRRILENLGLRDGKVFMFIGRFDRAQKGVDTLLRAIELLSTDPSFSDMRFLIIGKGDPELEAWTRAMENRFPENVRAITKLLSREVVRELYGSVDFVVIPSYFEPFGLVQLEAMCLGAVPIASAVGGLKDTIIDLSSDPEHATGMLVPPRDAFALASAMIWAKELDDETLERLRENGKKRAREDFSWEKACERYVRVYGGRVDKAVSFLR
- a CDS encoding ribonuclease P protein component 2 yields the protein MRERPKTLPPTLRDKHRYIAFQVIGERTFTKDEIKRAIWEASLSTLGTLGSARAKPWFIKFDEKSQTGIVRVDRKHVEELRFALTLVTHINGSKAIFRTLGVSGTIKRLKRKFLSEFGWK
- a CDS encoding radical SAM protein: MWETPYFSYAVRELPKGCQMCVRGEKLVLFTTGACPRDCFYCPLSPWRREDVVYANERPVKRIDDIIEEAKIQEARGAGVTGGDPLARLERTAEYIRALKEQFREKFHIHLYTTGALTTKKALEKLYDAGLDEIRFHPDLFNPNSRLFRVEIENIKNAFDFDWDVGGEVPAVPGQGERIKWFAEFLDGLGARFLNINELEFSETNLRNLLDRGYRPISDESSAIKGSLELGLEILRWGEENTSLSYHLCTAKLKDAVQLKNRLKRMARNVAKPYMEITEDGTLRFGIAEYEDLDELYALLVEEAEVPEEWLYVNREKGRIEMPEEVALELAEAIEGDVRFFIVEEYPTWDRIEVERMPLP